Proteins found in one Vulpes vulpes isolate BD-2025 chromosome 13, VulVul3, whole genome shotgun sequence genomic segment:
- the LOC112923456 gene encoding lymphotactin-like isoform X1 has product MWRAALLSRTSTMRSLLLALFGICFLTEFIVEGVGSEVLERSICMSLTTKRLPVKNIKTYTIKEGSMRAVIFITRRGFKFCADPQADWVKKAVESVDKSTRRNMKQAKPTGAQLSTNTAVTLTT; this is encoded by the exons CTAAGCCGGACCTCAACCATGAGATCTCTCCTCCTGGCCCTGTTTGGGATCTGCTTTCTCACTGAATTCATCGTGGAAG GTGTGGGGAGTGAAGTCCTAGAAAGGAGCATCTGTATGAGTCTGACGACCAAGAGACTGCCAGTTAAAAACATCAAGACCTACACCATCAAGGAGGGCTCCATGAGAGCAGTGAT ATTTATTACCAGACGTGGCTTTAAATTCTGTGCCGATCCACAAGCTGACTGGGTGAAAAAAGCAGTAGAGAGTGTGGACAAGTCTACCAGAAGAAACATGAAACAGGCCAAGCCTACAGGAGCCCAACTTTCCACCAATACAGCTGTAACCCTGACTACATAG
- the LOC112923456 gene encoding cytokine SCM-1 beta-like isoform X2, whose protein sequence is MRSLLLALFGICFLTEFIVEGVGSEVLERSICMSLTTKRLPVKNIKTYTIKEGSMRAVIFITRRGFKFCADPQADWVKKAVESVDKSTRRNMKQAKPTGAQLSTNTAVTLTT, encoded by the exons ATGAGATCTCTCCTCCTGGCCCTGTTTGGGATCTGCTTTCTCACTGAATTCATCGTGGAAG GTGTGGGGAGTGAAGTCCTAGAAAGGAGCATCTGTATGAGTCTGACGACCAAGAGACTGCCAGTTAAAAACATCAAGACCTACACCATCAAGGAGGGCTCCATGAGAGCAGTGAT ATTTATTACCAGACGTGGCTTTAAATTCTGTGCCGATCCACAAGCTGACTGGGTGAAAAAAGCAGTAGAGAGTGTGGACAAGTCTACCAGAAGAAACATGAAACAGGCCAAGCCTACAGGAGCCCAACTTTCCACCAATACAGCTGTAACCCTGACTACATAG